The Thermosynechococcus sp. HN-54 DNA segment AGTGCCTATCAATTGGCCGCCGCCCGCCTCAATGCCGAACTCACCCTACCCGAATTGGTACAAACTATTATCCTCACCCGTGCGAGTGGCCGTACGCGAGTGCCGCCAACGGAAGAATTGGCCAGTCTAGCCGCCCACAAGGCCAGCCTCTGCCTCTATCTGAGTGCGAATTGTGTCCACCGTGCCCAGCGAGACTTGCTTCAGCACTATCCGCCCGAAACCCCAGTTGCTGTGGGCTACCGCTTGGGATGGCCCGATGAGCAGTTGTGGCTGGTTCCCTTGGCTGAAATGGCATCATTCAGTCAGCAGCAGCGTTTGACGCGCACTACCCTTTACCTGATCAGTCCAGCACTGGCAGTACAACATCAAGGCCATGGCTCATTGCGTTCCTGTCTCTATAGTCCAGAACACCACCATCTATTTCGCCCTCATTGATCCTGCCTATAATTGGGATACGTTGTAGGCAAAGGCTGTGGGCAACTGGCTAAGCAAAGTACTGCTCTTTTTGATTCGCGCTTATCAGCGTTGGATTTCGCCCTTATTTTTGCCCACCTGTCGCTATACGCCCACTTGTTCTGCCTATGCGGTTGAGGCGATCGCTCGATTTGGGGCAGTGAAGGGAACCTATTTAGCGGCTCGCCGTATTTTGCGCTGCCACCCCTTTGCCGCCGGCGGCTATGACCCTGTACCCGATCTCCACAGCGACTCTTTACCTCCCACTCCCCCGTGTTAATTTCTGGGAGACCCTATAGACCCTCTACAGCATCGGCATAGCTATAAATCTCTATTCCCAATGCTTCGGCAACGGGTCGTGCTCGATCATCCACCATTGGCGAGATCACGATTTTACGTTCAATTTGGCGTTGGTGGTGCCGTGCATAAAAATTCACCTTGCGATCAAAGATATACATCCCTGCCTTGTCAATTGAAGATTTAATTTCACAGGCGATCGTCAGACCGTTTTTGATGATTAAGTCTAGTTCCACCTGATCCGGACGACCAAAGACCTCGCCCTCATGGTCATAGAGGGTCAAGTTTAGCACTTCAACCCCGAAGGATTCCGTCAAGATACCAGCAAGTGCATTCCGAAAACTTGTTTCAGAGGCAATCCCCCAGCGAGCACCTAGGGCACCTATCGTACTCTCAAACCGTTTATCCAGACGCCGAATTTCTGCAAGTTGCTCATGCCAGCGGCGATCCTGTTCCTCCCATCTGCGGACTTGTTCCTCCCACTTGCGATCTTGCTGCTCCCAGCGATGGACTTGTTCTTCCCATTTACGATTTTGCTCTTCCCAACGACGAGCTTGTTCCTCCCACTTGCGATCTTGCTGCTCCCAGCGATGGACTTGTTCTTCCCATTTACGATTTTGCTCTTCCCAACGACGAGCTTGTTCCTCGCGATCGCGCCGAAGTTCATCTAGAATGCGATCGAACTTAACGTCTGCCTCACGACGAGGAACGTATAATTCCGAGACTGTGCGCAGGACAAAGTCCCTCAGGCTGGGATCTTGAGCTACGAGCCGAGGTAACTCCTGTTGAATGAGGGCAATAATCTCTGCCTGCTCCATGAGGTGCTTCTAGGTGAGCTATCTTCAATTCTAGGGGATGAGCTGTTTGCGTTGCGGCCTTAACCCAAGACCTGTTTGAGCGCCTGAATTACCTGATCCTGTTGCTCAAGAGTCAGTCCATAGTAGAGGGGTAAGCTCATCGCTTCACGGTAATAGGCTTCGGCGTTGGCAAAGTCTCCCCATTGAAAGCCCAATTGTTGATAGTAAGGTTGGGTATGCACAGGAATGTAGTGGAGATTCACCCCAATCCCAAGGGAACGAAGGGCTTCAAAGACCTCTCGATGGGAAGCTTGAATCTGGTCTTGCTTTAGGCGAATGATGTACAGATGCCAACTGGAGCGGGTATCGGGATGCTGAAATGGGAGCGTGAGGGGTAAATCAGCAAGATATTGATCGTAGCGTTGGGCTAAAAAACGTCGCCGTTCGACAAACTGATCGAGGCGTTGCAGTTGCTGTAGTCCAAGAGCCGCTTGGAGGTCGGTCATGCGGTAGTTAAAGCCCAGTTCCAGTTGTTGATAGTACCAAGGGCCATGGGAGTCACTCACCATTTGTTGGGGATTACGGGTAATACCGTGGCTGCGCAAACGGACAAGGCGCTGGTAGAGGTCTGGATCATTGGTGAGAATGGCACCGCCCTCACCTGTGGTGATGATTTTGACGGGATGAAAGCTAAAAACCGCCATTGTTGAGAATTCACAGCAGCCAATCGGGCGACCACGATACTGACCACCAATGGCATGGGAGGCATCTTCAATCAGGGTAAAGCCATAGGTCTGAGCCAGTTTGGCCAGAGCAGCCATCTCACAGGATTGTCCTGCAAGGTGAATGGGAATGACAACCTTGGGGAGAGTGCCTTGTTTTTTAGCAATTTCTAGCTTGTCTGCGAGGGCAGAGACACTCAGGTTATAAGTCTGGGGGTCAATATCAACAAAGTCCACGGTGGCACCACAGTAGCGGCCACAATTGGCTGAGGCAACAAAGGTAATCGGCGATGTCCACAGGCGATCGCCCTCCTTTAACCCCGCAGCGATACAAGCTAAGTGAAGAGCCGCTGTGGCACTACTGACAACCACGGCATACTGAGCACCACAATAATTCGCTAGGGCTGCTTCAAATTCAGGAATTTTTGGGCCTTGGGTGAGCCAGTCCGATTGCAATACCTCAACAACAGCAGCAATATCCGCTGCGGTAATGTCTTGGCGACCGTAGGGAACGATGCTCATTTAGCCCTTGCCTGGAATAAAGTTGGGGTCAACGTGTTTGCGAATCAGGGTGCGTAGTTCTTCCACCGTTAGGAAGCGATCGTTGATGCCAGAATTATAGCTGAAGCCCGGTTTGACCCGTGTCGCCCCTGTTTTGGTACAGTACTCCTCTATCGTGAAGCGTCCCTGAGTAGGCAAAATGGCATAGTACTGACCTAAATCAACTGTCGTGTAGGAATCTGAAGTGGTAATCATCTCTTCGTGGATTTTCTCGCCTGGACGAATACCCACGATCGCCCGCTCACAGTCAGGACAAATCGCCTCTGCAACATCGAGAATGCGATAGGAGGGAATTTTCGGTACAAGGATTTCCCCCCCCCAACTGTGCTCCAATGCCCATAGGACCATTTCCACCCCCTCTTGCAGGGAGATATTAAACCGCGTCATCGCTGGATCCGTAATCGGTAGGCAGCCCTCACAGCGTTTCTTTAGGAAAAAGGGAATGACTGACCCCCGCGACCCCATGACGTTGCCGTAGCGAACCACGCTAAAACGCAGCTCACGACCCGCAAAGTTATTGGCAGCAATGAACAGCTTGTCACTACAGAGCTTTGTTGCACCATACAGGTTGATAGGCGCAGCTGCCTTGTCGGTCGAGAGGGCAACCACCTGTTTGACATCGGTATCGAGGCAAGTTTGAATGACATTTTCTGCCCCCATCACATTGGTGCGAATAAACTCAATGGGGTTGTATTCCGCCGCAGGCACTTGCTTGAGGGCAGCCGCATGAACAACGGTATCCACTTTATTGAGGGCACGGCGCAGGCGATCGCGATCCCTGACATCGCCTATGAAGTAGCGGATGCCCGGATACTTCTCATAGGGAAACTCTTGAGCCATCTCAAACTGCTTTAGCTCATCGCGGCTAAAAATGACCAGACGCCGAATATCAGGAAACCGCCGCAACACCTCCTTGACAAAGGCACGACCAAACGACCCTGTACCCCCCGTAACCAGTACACCGCTCTCCTTCGTTAGTCCTTGAGACATCCTATAGATCCTCTACAGCATTTCCATAGCTATTTTCTTTTCTCAGCAAGCAACTAGAGAGCTTATTGTACTCTGGAGGCCTTTATCAGAGCAGTGATCTCTGCTTTTCCTTATGCCATCGGTGAGCTTACTCCTTTCAGCAATGGACTTTCCTCTTGCGGTTGTGCTGATCTTCATCTAGGATTATAGTCAAAGTAAGACTGAGCCTAATAACTAGGTCTGCAAGGTAAATAGACAAGAGACTACTACTCTCTGACGTGTTGGTTGTTCAGTACGCAGCCTTTATTAGCACCTTCTTCAAATTAAAAATGACTGTCGATATATTACTGATTGAAACATTTGCTTATTGTCCTCACCTAGAAACCTCTGGTGAGATTGCTATTAAATTCAAAAAAAATGATCTTGAAGTTGGCATTGTATTCATTGATGTAGATAATCCTGATGACTACATTCCAAAGCCTAAATTCTTGATCCCTAGAAGTCGTCAAAATCGTGTAAAAGCTCTCTTTGGGGTTCTTAAGGGCTATAATATTGAAAATTGCTGGATAGAAATACCTGATGAATCATTAACTAACTTGCTCTTCGAGAAGATACGGAATCAAATCGATAGCTGTAATGATATTCGATCGATAAAAGAAATAAAGATACACGATCTTAACATTGGGCTAGGAGTTGCAAGCTCCTATGTTTCATACATGAAAGATCCAGAACCTTACATTAACAAAGAGTTAATTCAGCGATATTTTAAGTCAGCGATCGCTACATATCTAACAACAGAAAAACTAATTAAACGCTTTAGTCCTCGTAAAATTATAACATATAATGGAAGATTTGCTTGCTCAAAGCCGATTGTTGATTTGTGTAAAAAATATTCAATACCTCTGCTATATCACGAAAGAGGTGCAACAAAAGAGCGATACTATCTATCAGATAATTCTCCTCATGACTTCAAGGCTATTAGAACATCAATAAAGGAAATGTGGGAGCTTTCTGAAGTTCAAGGTAAAGACGAAATAGCAGAATCTTATTTTTTAAGAAAAATAAAAGGTGAAGGAATTGGCTGGGTCTCTTTCACAGAAAATCAGTTAAAAGGGATGGTGCCTGAAAAAAGTAAAAAGTACAGATGGACGTACTATAGTTCTAGTGACGATGAATTTATTTATGTTGAAGGCTCAATAGAACATCCTATCTTTAAGTCCCAGATTGAAGCAATTCATTGGCTCATAGATTATGTGGCAAAACTAAATGATGTAGAGCTAGTTATACGTGTTCACCCTTATAAAGAACAAAAGAGTCAAAGGCTCCGAGATTTTTGGAATAATCTTTGTGGTAAGAATGTATCAGTAGTCCCTAGCTACTCTCCTGTTGATTCCTATGCACTAGCTAAAAACAGTGATTTAATTATTGTTTATGGCTCAACAATAGGAGTAGAGGCTGCATATCTAGGTAAACCAGTAATTGTTATTGGTGATGCTACCTATAGAGAACTTGATTGTGTTTACGAGCCATCATCTCTAGAAGAGCTAAGTGGTTATCTATCTCTAAAATTTCTTAATCCTAAAAATAGTAAAAATGTAATGCCTTTTGGATACTATTATATGACATACGGAGAATTATTCTCATATTACAAGCCTTACAGCTTATTTCATGGTAAATTTGTGGATAAATATTTACTTTATGAAAACCAAATCTTTTCAAGATTACATGAATTGAAACTAAACTTAAGTCAGTTAACTTAACTCTCAAGGAGAAATCAAAAATCAAATCTTTTCTGAAAAAGCTTAAGTCGAAAATCAGTAACCCATTATGTCAATTTCTAAGAATTGACCCTATTAGACTTCTTGTAGGCTCTATTCGTTTAAGATACTATACTTTAAACTGTGGAATTAAATCATTGGAATCAAATGATGCATTTGAGTTGACTATGTTTGACAACATGAAGGCAGTTAAAAATCATAAACCAGACTTTTTAATGCTTCGAACGAACAAACTGATTTTACCATTATTGGGTATAGAAACAGTGTTTCCTGAGTCTTCAATTCTAGTAATTGATCCAAGAGCTGAAAATGACTAGCTTCGATTATTCAGTTGGGGTTTCAAAAATGTTAAAGGTCTAGACTTAATAAGCTACTCACCTCTAGTTGATCTTGGAGATATGCACTCTATGCCCTATGAAGATAATTCCTTTATGTCGCCCATAGAAGCTGAGAAGAAATTCGGATATTCAATAGAACCAAAAGATGGTAGCTTTGTAAGATTAAATAGTGCTGAACAAATCTATGAACTCTTTGGGGATGTAATTTCACATATTTACTTCTGTAATAATGCCACATTAAGAGATAAGGTTGAAATTTTGCAACAAAACGGTTTGTATCCTAATTCAACTGTGGCAACAATTTTCTCGATAAGTAAGGATTAATTGAATGAGATTATTTTCAAAGATATACTTACTTAAATTACCAATTGACTTCCTTGTTTTAGGAATTTTTTTCATTTACTTCTTAAACTATGGTCAAACACCTCAAAGAGGTTACTTATTGATGAGAAATTTATACGTTAAAACAAATGGATGGCTTACACAAATACTGGCAAAAATTTATAAAATTTATTTTCGTTACTCCAATGTAAATAAATCTTTACCTAAAATTAATCATAATATAGAGATTAAGCTTACTAAAATTTTAGATGAGTTACGAAGAGACGAATTTTCCGTATTAGAAAAAACAATAGAACTTTCTAAGATTGAAAAAATCTATCATTTTTCACTTAATACTCTCTCTGAAAATGACAGAAAACTTTTAAGAGATAATCATCATCTTGGTAAAAAAGCTAGGATATTTTACTCGGTTGATACTATATTTGAGTCAGAAGATATACAATCTATCATTTTTGATAATGATCTCTTGAACTTAGCTTACTTGTACTTGGAAGCACCTCCTGTATTAGACTTAGTTACTATGTGGTGGTCTGTTCCATCTGATAACTCATGTCTATCAGAAGAAGCACAGCTATTTCACTTTGATTATGATAGATTTAAGTTTCTGAAGTTTTTCTTTTATTTAACTGATTTTAGTCCAGTGAATGGCCCACACTGCTATGTCAAAGGTTCCCATATTCACAAGCCAAGAGAACTTTTCAGAGATGAAAGATTTACTGATGACTTGATACGCAAATACTATTCTGAAGATAAAATAGTAGAAATTTGCGGAGCACAAGGAACAATTATAGTTGCTGATACAATTGGCTTTCACAAAGGAAAACCCTTAGAAAAAGGATCTCGTCTATTGTTGCAAATTCAATTTTCCTTAAGTAAATTTGGACAGAGTTGTAAAGGTGTTGATGAAAGCAAAATCTTGCCCCAGTTCTATAACTATTATCAAGGTAATTTAATACATTATGAACCATTCTTCAAGACAAGATCAAAATACTTAAGATAGCACTAATTATGGAATATGAGCTAAGTAAAGGAGTTCTTTTTCTCATCTTTAATCGACCTCACACGACCCAGCGAGTGTTTGAGGCTATTCGCCAAGCTCGACCACCAAGGCTATATGTAGCCGCTGACGGCCCTAGGGAAAATCAAGAAGGAGAAGCAGAAAAGGTTGCCGAAGTCAGAAGAATCGCAACCCAAGTAGATTGGCCTTGTGAGGTCAAAACTCTTTTCAGAGAGAAGAATTTAGGATGCAAGGTAGCTGTTAGTAGCGCCATCTCTTGGTTTTTTGAGCATGAGGAGCAGGGGATTATCCTAGAAGATGATTGCTTGCCTCATCCTGATTTCTTTAAGTTCTGTGAGGAGTTATTAAACTACTACGCTGATGATAGCCGTGTCTGGGTTATCACAGGAAACAACTTCCAAGATGGACAAGTTCGAGGAGATAGCTCGTATTATTTTTCTAAGTATAACCACTGTTGGGGGTGGGCTTCATGGCGGCGTGCTTGGGAAAAGTACGAAGTCGATATATCCTTCTGGCCGGATTGGAAGAGATCAACAGATTGGCGTAAAAAAGTACCTAATTCTGTTGAACGAAAGTACTGGAAGAAAGTTTTCGATCAGGTTTATCTCGGGAAGATTAACACTTGGGATTATCAATGGACGGCCACTGTCTGGTATTATGGTGGGCTAACAGCGATACCAAATGTCAATCTTGTAAGTAATATTGGCTTTGGTGCAGATGCTACCCACACAACGGCAGTAAATGATCTCCATGCTAACTTACCAGTTTTTCCGCTAGGTGAGATTAGACATCCAAAAGAGGTTATTGTTGATGTTGATGCTGATCGCTATACCTTTAATGGGTATTGCGGTAGTAAGTACATGCGTTTTCTTAATGCTTTATTTAAGCTACTTGAGAGGGTTATTAAAAAATTTCAAAATCTGATTAAACGTCTGGGGAAAGTCTAAGCTTTATGAATCTATCAGTTCCTAAGTCACCTTTAACAAGTAAATCAAATACAGTAAATCTTAGAAAATTATCTGCCAAGAAAGTCTGCGAGGAATGGAGTAAAGTATTTGGTATTAACGTGTCTGATCAGCTTACTAAAATTGAAACAATCTATCATTGGAAATGCCTAGAGACTAATTTTGAATGGTATACTCCTGCTGAAGCTGCTGGTGATGGCCTCCTTTACCAGCAATTACAAAAATTTCCATGGTACTACATGTCTGATAAATGGGAATTTCATGCTGCTTTAGACTATATTCAACCATCAGAAAAAGTTCTTGAAGTGGGTATTGGTGGAGGAAGTTTTCTCCAACTAGCAAGACAAAAAGGTATCGATATTGAAGGTATAGAGATTAATCCTGAGGCAATTAAAAATGCTCGAGATTTAGGTTTTTCAATTTATCCACTTTCAATCGATGATTTCCTAAACCAATATCCACATCAAAAGTACGATGCTATTTGTTCTTTTCAAGTGGTTGAACATATTCCTGAACCTATTTTATTCTTAAGCAAGCTAATTGATACCCTAAAGCCGGGCGGAAAGCTAATTCTATCTGTACCCAATGCCGAAGTTCTACGTAAGCTTGATCCATACTACGAAAATCTTCTTGATCAGCCCCCTCATCATATGTCCCACTGGTCTAAAAGAGTCTTTTGCTACTTACCTAAAGCTTTACCGCTGGAAGTTATTGACTTAGTAGAAGAACCGCTGCAAAGCTATCATGTAGAATGGTTTGTTATTGGCTATTTTAGAGCTTTACTCAAAACTAAACTTAGAGTGCCAAGTCTAGCATGTCGCTTGATTGCAAACTACGTAACCTTAAGTCCAATTAACCTTCTCCTGAAACTAGGTACGCGAAGACTGCTGCCTGGGCACACTTTGTTAGCCGTACTCACTAAAAAAGCACCATGAAAGCTGCCCACCTAAATACCTATGCAGACCACGGAGGAGCAGCAAAAGCGGCTTTAAGGATTTGTCAGTCTCTCCGAGATATGGGCTGTGATGCATCTATAGTTGCTATTTGCTCTCGACTGAATGAGAGTTACATTCTATCCCAAAAGAGTATATTTACTTCAATCAAGTACACTCTATTCAACAAGTTATCTAAAGTCTTCATTAAACTATCTAACTTTAGAACTGAGAATAAAATCCTTCACAGCCCCAACCTATTTTCTTACTACTCAGCGACATTTTTGGAGTTATTGCTACCTGATCTTATCCATCTCCACTGGATTGCAGCGAACCTATTGAGTATTGAGGAAGTTTCTAAGTTAAGGCAGCCAATCGTTTGGACACTGCATGATATGTGGGCATTCTGTGGTGCCGAACACTACACGGAAGATTTGCGCTGGAAAGATGGCTACTATGCCCATAATCGACCTGCCTATGAAAAGGGATTTGATTTCAATCGCTGGACTTGGGAGCGTAAGCGAAAACATTGGCAAAAGCCTATACATATTGTTGCACCGAGTCGCTGGCTTGGCGAATGTGTCGAGCAAAGTGCTCTGATGAGGAGCTGGCCTGTCAGCGTCATTCCCAACCCAATTAACATTGAACAATGGCATCCCTATGATAAAGATCAGGTGCGTCAAGAGTTAGGCTTGCCTTTAGATACATCTGTCGTTCTTTTTGGAGCGATGGGAGGTGGTAAAGACCCGCGTAAAGGATTTGATTTACTAAAGGAAGCGTTAGGCTACTTGAA contains these protein-coding regions:
- the cobM gene encoding precorrin-4 C(11)-methyltransferase is translated as MVESKTAAGVYFVGAGPGDPELLTLKGQRLIREADVILYADSLVPSEILQFAPPSALCIPTAAMTLEEMIPLMVAAVQAGKKVVRLQSGDPSLYSAIHEQICRLAQAGIAVEVVPGISAYQLAAARLNAELTLPELVQTIILTRASGRTRVPPTEELASLAAHKASLCLYLSANCVHRAQRDLLQHYPPETPVAVGYRLGWPDEQLWLVPLAEMASFSQQQRLTRTTLYLISPALAVQHQGHGSLRSCLYSPEHHHLFRPH
- the yidD gene encoding membrane protein insertion efficiency factor YidD; its protein translation is MGNWLSKVLLFLIRAYQRWISPLFLPTCRYTPTCSAYAVEAIARFGAVKGTYLAARRILRCHPFAAGGYDPVPDLHSDSLPPTPPC
- a CDS encoding PD-(D/E)XK nuclease family protein, yielding MRRLDKRFESTIGALGARWGIASETSFRNALAGILTESFGVEVLNLTLYDHEGEVFGRPDQVELDLIIKNGLTIACEIKSSIDKAGMYIFDRKVNFYARHHQRQIERKIVISPMVDDRARPVAEALGIEIYSYADAVEGL
- the pseC gene encoding UDP-4-amino-4,6-dideoxy-N-acetyl-beta-L-altrosamine transaminase, which encodes MSIVPYGRQDITAADIAAVVEVLQSDWLTQGPKIPEFEAALANYCGAQYAVVVSSATAALHLACIAAGLKEGDRLWTSPITFVASANCGRYCGATVDFVDIDPQTYNLSVSALADKLEIAKKQGTLPKVVIPIHLAGQSCEMAALAKLAQTYGFTLIEDASHAIGGQYRGRPIGCCEFSTMAVFSFHPVKIITTGEGGAILTNDPDLYQRLVRLRSHGITRNPQQMVSDSHGPWYYQQLELGFNYRMTDLQAALGLQQLQRLDQFVERRRFLAQRYDQYLADLPLTLPFQHPDTRSSWHLYIIRLKQDQIQASHREVFEALRSLGIGVNLHYIPVHTQPYYQQLGFQWGDFANAEAYYREAMSLPLYYGLTLEQQDQVIQALKQVLG
- the pseB gene encoding UDP-N-acetylglucosamine 4,6-dehydratase (inverting), which translates into the protein MSQGLTKESGVLVTGGTGSFGRAFVKEVLRRFPDIRRLVIFSRDELKQFEMAQEFPYEKYPGIRYFIGDVRDRDRLRRALNKVDTVVHAAALKQVPAAEYNPIEFIRTNVMGAENVIQTCLDTDVKQVVALSTDKAAAPINLYGATKLCSDKLFIAANNFAGRELRFSVVRYGNVMGSRGSVIPFFLKKRCEGCLPITDPAMTRFNISLQEGVEMVLWALEHSWGGEILVPKIPSYRILDVAEAICPDCERAIVGIRPGEKIHEEMITTSDSYTTVDLGQYYAILPTQGRFTIEEYCTKTGATRVKPGFSYNSGINDRFLTVEELRTLIRKHVDPNFIPGKG
- a CDS encoding phytanoyl-CoA dioxygenase family protein — protein: MRLFSKIYLLKLPIDFLVLGIFFIYFLNYGQTPQRGYLLMRNLYVKTNGWLTQILAKIYKIYFRYSNVNKSLPKINHNIEIKLTKILDELRRDEFSVLEKTIELSKIEKIYHFSLNTLSENDRKLLRDNHHLGKKARIFYSVDTIFESEDIQSIIFDNDLLNLAYLYLEAPPVLDLVTMWWSVPSDNSCLSEEAQLFHFDYDRFKFLKFFFYLTDFSPVNGPHCYVKGSHIHKPRELFRDERFTDDLIRKYYSEDKIVEICGAQGTIIVADTIGFHKGKPLEKGSRLLLQIQFSLSKFGQSCKGVDESKILPQFYNYYQGNLIHYEPFFKTRSKYLR
- a CDS encoding glycosyltransferase family 2 protein codes for the protein MEYELSKGVLFLIFNRPHTTQRVFEAIRQARPPRLYVAADGPRENQEGEAEKVAEVRRIATQVDWPCEVKTLFREKNLGCKVAVSSAISWFFEHEEQGIILEDDCLPHPDFFKFCEELLNYYADDSRVWVITGNNFQDGQVRGDSSYYFSKYNHCWGWASWRRAWEKYEVDISFWPDWKRSTDWRKKVPNSVERKYWKKVFDQVYLGKINTWDYQWTATVWYYGGLTAIPNVNLVSNIGFGADATHTTAVNDLHANLPVFPLGEIRHPKEVIVDVDADRYTFNGYCGSKYMRFLNALFKLLERVIKKFQNLIKRLGKV
- a CDS encoding bifunctional 2-polyprenyl-6-hydroxyphenol methylase/3-demethylubiquinol 3-O-methyltransferase UbiG — its product is MNLSVPKSPLTSKSNTVNLRKLSAKKVCEEWSKVFGINVSDQLTKIETIYHWKCLETNFEWYTPAEAAGDGLLYQQLQKFPWYYMSDKWEFHAALDYIQPSEKVLEVGIGGGSFLQLARQKGIDIEGIEINPEAIKNARDLGFSIYPLSIDDFLNQYPHQKYDAICSFQVVEHIPEPILFLSKLIDTLKPGGKLILSVPNAEVLRKLDPYYENLLDQPPHHMSHWSKRVFCYLPKALPLEVIDLVEEPLQSYHVEWFVIGYFRALLKTKLRVPSLACRLIANYVTLSPINLLLKLGTRRLLPGHTLLAVLTKKAP
- a CDS encoding glycosyltransferase family 4 protein, giving the protein MKAAHLNTYADHGGAAKAALRICQSLRDMGCDASIVAICSRLNESYILSQKSIFTSIKYTLFNKLSKVFIKLSNFRTENKILHSPNLFSYYSATFLELLLPDLIHLHWIAANLLSIEEVSKLRQPIVWTLHDMWAFCGAEHYTEDLRWKDGYYAHNRPAYEKGFDFNRWTWERKRKHWQKPIHIVAPSRWLGECVEQSALMRSWPVSVIPNPINIEQWHPYDKDQVRQELGLPLDTSVVLFGAMGGGKDPRKGFDLLKEALGYLKGKGQPLQLVVFGKAQPRKKQHLVFPVKYTGHITDENYLCKFYSAADVMIVPSRQDNLPNTAIEAIACGTPVVAFNVGGLPDIVTHKHSGYLAQPFDPQDLAHGIQWVLEDPQRHAELCVQARVDAVGKFAYPVVAKQYLAVYEEVLEQHRQQQSPVR